Genomic DNA from Kluyveromyces lactis strain NRRL Y-1140 chromosome C complete sequence:
TGTTATGATGTTTATTTTACCGCTGTTCGAGGACATTAGCACGTCATTCGGAACATAATTAACATCAAGAGACTCTATGATTGgatttcttccattctTCACTTTTACTTTTTGATGCAGTTCAGTCAACTTTGGTTTCACGTAATTGACATTTGACGATGTTGCAgccaaagaaagaatacaGTCATACGTGGCTAAATTATTGATACATGTTTTTATTTCAGCGTACCGATCAACAATCCTTTGAAGGAATCGCTTAAACTCATCTTCGGCTAGTAGATTCAAAAGGTCATTATGATACAGAAGTTTACCAACTAATTCTTCCGTTTTTGGCGTCCTGAACCTACTCACCGCTTTAGTTGAATTAACCTTTACCCAATTCGAAGGCACTGTCTTTGCCTGAGTATTTCTGACTTCAATTAGGTAGTCTTTAGTATCCTTGTAGCTCAAAGTAGGCCTTTTCAAGACCCttttgatgttttgaaGTTCGTCATCTAACTCTGTTTTCACTTCCTCAATGTCTCTATACTTGTGCAAAAGACCTTCCGGGAAATCATACTTATTCAAATTAAAGAATTCGATGACGTTTTTATGGGAATCTTTATCCAAAGCAGCATCGACGTTGATCATTTGTAgaaaaagaggaagatcAGTAGCACTAAAAAATGCATCTAAGTTTTGcaaaatattgaacaataGACAGGAGGTTTTGCGCAATGCTGAATTCTCTTTATGCAGTTGGTCATGAATGAAAGTGTGATgtgatttgaaaagagatgCGAAAGTTGCAATCTGTTTTAGGAAGAaataaacttcttttcttgatgtACTACCATAAGCTATTCTATTGAGTGCGCGTTCAAGGTCTATGCTTTTTCTCAGTAGTTCGTTGAAGGATTCGAAAAAAATGCTGTGAACTTCTTTCATAATGCAAGTGATAGCATCTTGCCTGTCAAGGATCGATTTTAAATCTATCAGTGGTTTAGATATCCATTTTCGTAAAAGTCTATAACCAAATTGAGTTCTCGTATGATCCATAACCCACAATAGAGAACCATTGGTTTTGTTAGTGGTCgaattttcaaagatttccAAACTTTCGATGGTGTTTCGGGGCAAAACCATGAAGTTTTTAGCGGTAAATGATGAATAATTCGAAGCAAAATATAGCACCTTTGtattttcaaaagttgataAATATGAGTGCAACACAGAAAGCAATCTTTTAAGTTCATTATTCAAATCTAAACCTTGTAATGCATCGAACAAGTTAGGACAAGCTTCCTTATGAGATTGATAAAACTGTATATCCTGATTTAGTTTTGTAAAAATCGTTCGAATCGATGGTGGTAGTTCCTCTTCAGTTATGATCTCTGTAGGATTTAAATAACGTATTCTCGCTTCCAAATTCACGTTTAAAAGAATGTCGTCTGAAAATTGATCGTGTACAATTTCACCAGAATTCAATTGCACTGAAATGAGGTTCACTTTCCTCATTTTAGAAGTTTCATTAATAGAGATTGCCCATACAGAGGTCAGATCACCTAGAATGCGATCTTCACTTTTGTCAAAAGTCTCATTTATTCCGTACGAAACTTTGGTGAATATGTTTTTAATCTCTCTGGTGAACAAAGATCCACTgttattattcttcttcaaggCACTAGTCTCAGTTTGTTCCACTACAGCAACTTTgtaattgaaaaatacaagCCTTTGTAAATGTACGTGCAACCTTGTATCAGGGATGGAGCAATATTGGAACTTTCGATAGTTTCTGTCATTTGGATCTGACTCGTCTAGCGTTTTTTTACCAGGCACTAACTTAATCTGCAGAATATTACTCACGATTTCTGCATCCTTAGCAAAGAACTTGTATTTATAACCCACTCTAACACATAATATCGTATCCATGTGCTTAAGTTTCAACTCTTTAAATTGCTGGTCAAGTTCCGTAAGTTTTTTGTTATTCGCCTTAGTTCTTTTAGTTGACTtaacatcatcattatcgtCATTCTCGTCGTCAGATCCAGTGTTTATCATGGATCCAGCATTCCGTTTCCTCATAATCgtcttcaatttctcgTTAAAATCTGGCCGTCTCTCAATTCGTTCTGCTGAGAGTGTGCTCCTACCATTATTGGCCTTTGAAGCTAGATCTCGATCTTGCTCttgatcttgatcttgattattattttgatcttgatccaaatcttcatccaaatctTGATCCGATTCTGAATCTGAGCCAAGAATATTTATCAGCTCGTCTTTGTTCATATTTGCTCCACCTCGCTGCTCGTGAGATTCAATGTCAAGTCGCTGATCCTCATCTTGTCGCGTGTCTGTTTGAGACGATGGTTGGGATGATTTAAAAAAGTGACTGATCGTTGGCTGGTACATAAGTCCAGGAAGTCTTATACTCGGAATGTCAAAGATGTGGTACCTTGGCACAAAGTTGCCTCAAAATGTATCTCAAGAGAACCTTCCATGTCAATAGCCTTCGGATAGCATGCATGTACTGTGTTTGATGCATATATATCTGTGAGAGACACgcttttttcatttttcatacAGCAGTTCGCGTTTCTGGGCCACGTGATTACGTCACGTGATTAAGTCTTCACTGGACTGAAATCATCtaatgaattgatgaagtGACTGTGGTAGTTCAGTAACTGGTCATTCTCTATTATAACTAGAATACATCAACACAATGTGTGAgtttttctgtttcagTATGAAGTCATCATTCATTCGTAAAACTAAAGATTAAAGTCCAAAGTCACACTGTAAATGATAAAGTAGAAAAAGGGATcaataagaaagaatcacAATAATTGACggaagaaatatttcaagGCTTGCGTGGTGATAAGCCAATGCGGAAATACAGAATATCTAGACCATAATTAAAGAAGCGTGAATCGGTGATATAAGGTGTAAGATATTCTATATTATATATGATGGATATGGATATGGATATGGATATACTTATTACGACACTCGTTACCCTGCCTTGAAATAGTGGCAAAAATCTCTCTCCTACTATATGCTTTCaagataataataatatgTGAATTGTTCAATCTTATAGAAGTTTTAAATTTTGGGAAAAATAGGAAGttaaagaaacaaacaCAGAGAGAAAGGTTTTTCGTTTTGTTGATCGTTCCAGAAGAGATAAACTCCTGTTCTTTTTTGGGCTTTACCTTCTTCGCATCACTCCAAAAAACCTTATTTTATACATTTACACAATTATCACTAGGCAATTATAAACATACACAAGGTACAAAGGCAGTATTAAACTTAGCGGTTCTGTTTTCATCACTATTataacttttttttcttcctttggCTAGCATTTACAGACGGACAAACAGACAAAAACTATACAGTAAGGCATTACCTGTATCGATACACCGCTGGCTTGATCtcaattcattgatatattGGTTTATTAGGGTTTTTCTTAGGGTTTATTAGTCCTAGAATacaaaaatttttctt
This window encodes:
- the MSH3 gene encoding mismatch repair protein MSH3 (similar to uniprot|P25336 Saccharomyces cerevisiae YCR092C MSH3 Mismatch repair protein forms dimers with Msh2p that mediate repair of insertion or deletion mutations and removal of nonhomologous DNA ends contains a PCNA (Pol30p) binding motif required for genome stability); translation: MYQPTISHFFKSSQPSSQTDTRQDEDQRLDIESHEQRGGANMNKDELINILGSDSESDQDLDEDLDQDQNNNQDQDQEQDRDLASKANNGRSTLSAERIERRPDFNEKLKTIMRKRNAGSMINTGSDDENDDNDDVKSTKRTKANNKKLTELDQQFKELKLKHMDTILCVRVGYKYKFFAKDAEIVSNILQIKLVPGKKTLDESDPNDRNYRKFQYCSIPDTRLHVHLQRLVFFNYKVAVVEQTETSALKKNNNSGSLFTREIKNIFTKVSYGINETFDKSEDRILGDLTSVWAISINETSKMRKVNLISVQLNSGEIVHDQFSDDILLNVNLEARIRYLNPTEIITEEELPPSIRTIFTKLNQDIQFYQSHKEACPNLFDALQGLDLNNELKRLLSVLHSYLSTFENTKVLYFASNYSSFTAKNFMVLPRNTIESLEIFENSTTNKTNGSLLWVMDHTRTQFGYRLLRKWISKPLIDLKSILDRQDAITCIMKEVHSIFFESFNELLRKSIDLERALNRIAYGSTSRKEVYFFLKQIATFASLFKSHHTFIHDQLHKENSALRKTSCLLFNILQNLDAFFSATDLPLFLQMINVDAALDKDSHKNVIEFFNLNKYDFPEGLLHKYRDIEEVKTELDDELQNIKRVLKRPTLSYKDTKDYLIEVRNTQAKTVPSNWVKVNSTKAVSRFRTPKTEELVGKLLYHNDLLNLLAEDEFKRFLQRIVDRYAEIKTCINNLATYDCILSLAATSSNVNYVKPKLTELHQKVKVKNGRNPIIESLDVNYVPNDVLMSSNSGKINIITGPNMGGKSSYIRQVALLVIMTQIGCYIPADSAEMSICDRIFTRIGSHDDLLNAKSTFQVEMSEVLHILNSSTPRSLLLLDEVGRGTGTHDGLSISFAILNYFVYLADNCPLVLFITHYSALCQIDSKLIANYHMSYIEKHQPGEKWTNVIFLYKLVLGQAHNSYGFNVAKLSNIPTEIINRAFEVSEEKILSSKHHNFLEIMKALKRVNERKLNKEALKKIQAFIEDI